Proteins from one Paenibacillus amylolyticus genomic window:
- a CDS encoding S8 family peptidase encodes MWLWLGVIGFILFTIIVLVYRYLDQRAESKFHPHAPKQLLVKFKEGTTADEMHTLHKKGRCKVAETYEDLGWYRVESRKKMHRMLKHYKDHALIEQAEPNYLVEASFTPNDPFFPYQYNLSKINAPAAWDITQSNSSVKIAIIDTGVQLNHPELASKLLPGYDYVDYDNIPEDGNGHGTHVAGIAASVTNNGAGIAGVAPLASIVPLRVLDNNGQGTVGNVGNGLVYAANNGVQVVNLSLGGPMGDAFLQAAVQYAWDRGAVIIAAAGNDNTSFPIVPASYPNVIAVASTNPSDLKSNFSNYGSWVDMAARVIAFYPHIWVVPMPTLAGPPWLLLMWLE; translated from the coding sequence ATGTGGTTATGGTTAGGAGTTATTGGTTTTATTTTGTTCACAATCATCGTGTTGGTGTATCGTTATCTGGACCAACGTGCCGAGAGCAAGTTTCACCCTCATGCTCCCAAGCAGCTCTTAGTCAAATTCAAGGAAGGTACAACCGCAGATGAGATGCACACCCTTCACAAAAAAGGGAGATGTAAGGTCGCTGAGACCTATGAAGATTTGGGATGGTACCGTGTGGAATCCCGCAAAAAAATGCACCGGATGCTTAAACATTACAAAGATCATGCGCTTATTGAACAGGCAGAACCGAATTACCTTGTTGAGGCATCCTTCACACCTAATGATCCGTTCTTTCCTTACCAGTATAACCTGTCAAAAATTAATGCACCCGCCGCATGGGACATTACTCAAAGCAATAGCTCTGTCAAAATCGCCATTATCGATACTGGTGTACAGTTGAACCACCCGGAATTGGCCTCCAAGCTTCTCCCCGGTTATGATTATGTTGATTATGATAACATCCCTGAGGATGGGAACGGTCACGGCACTCATGTGGCCGGGATCGCTGCCTCCGTTACCAACAATGGTGCGGGTATCGCAGGCGTTGCACCACTCGCATCCATCGTTCCGCTCCGGGTACTGGATAACAACGGGCAAGGAACGGTAGGTAATGTCGGTAACGGGCTTGTCTACGCTGCCAATAACGGTGTACAGGTTGTTAACCTGAGCCTCGGTGGTCCGATGGGAGATGCTTTCCTTCAAGCTGCCGTACAGTATGCTTGGGATCGTGGAGCCGTAATTATTGCCGCAGCCGGTAACGACAACACTTCATTCCCGATTGTACCCGCATCGTATCCCAACGTCATTGCTGTCGCTTCAACCAACCCCTCCGATCTCAAATCCAATTTCTCCAATTATGGTTCATGGGTGGATATGGCTGCCCGGGTGATAGCATTCTATCCACATATTTGGGTGGTTCCTATGCCTACCTTAGCGGGACCTCCATGGCTGCTCCTCATGTGGCTGGAGTAG
- a CDS encoding beta-glucoside-specific PTS transporter subunit IIABC: MSNYDQLAKDILSGVGGRENVNSVFHCVTRLRFKLKNESVAKTEELKNLPGVITVMQSGGQYQVVIGNEVPDVYKAVVKAGNFPTEGQFEEEADNSGKKVGLFSRFIDMISGVFTPLLGLLAATGMIKGFTAMFVAFGWVENTSGTYHLLNALGDSLFYFFPIFLGYTAIKKFGGSPFLGMAIGASLVYPTLSGLTAGDPLYTLFTGTLFESPIHITFLGIPVILMTYSTSVIPIIIATFFAVKIERFFKNIIPKVVSTFLVPFFTLLVIVPVTFIVIGPIATWAGQLVGAGTTSIYELSPIITGLVLGGFWQVLVLFGLHWGLVPVMLLNLSTSGADPVLAMSFGASFAQTGAVLAVLLKTKNSKLKSLSIPAFISGIFGVTEPAIYGVTLPLKKPFIMSCIGGAVGGGILGWAGSKLYVFGGLGIFGIPSFINKEAGPDSGFYMSIVAVLVSFIVGFVLTYVVGFKDKVEAAPAPAPVLDPNPNSRFEIVSPMTGEVVALNEINDITFAGEHMGKGIAIRPTSGRVVSPITGVVQTVYRTKHAIGLVSDDGVEMLIHIGQDTVKLKGEHFTTHVKDGDRVNAGDLIVEFDLQAIKDAGYETVTPIIVTNTSNYLDIVGTKDASVHEKDKLITVLS, encoded by the coding sequence ATGAGCAACTACGATCAATTAGCTAAGGACATTCTATCAGGTGTAGGTGGACGCGAGAATGTAAACAGTGTATTCCATTGCGTAACAAGACTGCGGTTTAAACTGAAAAATGAAAGCGTAGCCAAAACGGAAGAACTTAAAAATCTGCCAGGTGTTATTACCGTCATGCAGAGTGGTGGACAGTATCAAGTCGTAATCGGCAACGAAGTGCCGGATGTATATAAAGCAGTTGTAAAAGCGGGGAATTTCCCAACCGAAGGTCAGTTTGAGGAGGAAGCAGACAACTCAGGCAAGAAAGTTGGATTGTTCAGTCGATTTATCGACATGATCTCCGGTGTGTTCACACCATTACTCGGTTTGCTTGCTGCAACAGGGATGATCAAAGGTTTTACAGCCATGTTTGTAGCATTTGGATGGGTCGAAAATACATCCGGAACATACCATTTGCTGAATGCACTCGGTGATTCACTGTTCTACTTCTTCCCGATCTTCCTTGGATACACGGCAATCAAGAAATTTGGGGGTTCACCGTTCCTGGGTATGGCGATAGGTGCTTCGTTAGTGTATCCTACGCTGTCCGGTTTGACTGCAGGAGATCCACTATACACTTTGTTCACAGGTACATTGTTTGAGTCACCAATTCACATTACGTTCTTAGGTATCCCGGTTATATTGATGACGTATTCAACATCGGTTATTCCGATCATTATTGCTACATTCTTCGCTGTGAAGATTGAAAGATTCTTCAAAAACATTATTCCTAAAGTGGTTAGCACATTCTTGGTTCCATTTTTCACTTTGCTCGTGATTGTTCCGGTAACCTTCATTGTAATTGGTCCAATAGCCACTTGGGCAGGTCAATTGGTTGGTGCGGGTACAACAAGCATCTATGAATTGAGTCCTATTATTACAGGTTTGGTTCTCGGTGGATTCTGGCAAGTGCTAGTACTGTTTGGACTTCACTGGGGACTTGTACCGGTTATGCTTCTTAACCTAAGTACATCGGGTGCTGATCCAGTTCTTGCAATGTCCTTCGGCGCTTCCTTTGCCCAAACGGGTGCAGTACTTGCAGTTCTGCTCAAAACAAAAAATTCCAAGTTGAAATCATTAAGTATTCCAGCGTTTATTTCCGGTATATTCGGAGTAACTGAGCCGGCAATCTATGGTGTAACTCTTCCATTGAAAAAGCCATTTATTATGAGTTGTATTGGTGGTGCTGTCGGTGGTGGTATTTTAGGATGGGCAGGCTCAAAGCTTTACGTCTTTGGTGGACTGGGCATCTTCGGTATTCCAAGCTTTATCAACAAAGAAGCAGGCCCTGATTCCGGATTCTATATGTCCATCGTTGCAGTATTGGTATCATTCATCGTTGGTTTTGTTCTGACTTACGTCGTTGGATTCAAAGATAAAGTAGAAGCTGCACCAGCTCCAGCACCTGTACTTGATCCAAATCCGAACAGCAGATTCGAAATTGTAAGTCCAATGACAGGTGAAGTTGTTGCACTGAACGAAATTAATGACATCACGTTTGCAGGAGAGCACATGGGTAAAGGGATTGCGATTCGTCCAACCAGCGGTAGAGTGGTATCTCCCATCACCGGTGTCGTTCAAACCGTATATCGTACCAAACATGCTATTGGTCTTGTAAGCGATGATGGGGTAGAGATGCTGATCCATATCGGTCAGGATACGGTCAAGCTGAAAGGTGAACATTTTACGACCCATGTGAAGGATGGAGACCGTGTTAACGCAGGTGACCTAATTGTTGAGTTTGATTTACAGGCGATTAAGGATGCAGGATACGAGACGGTAACACCAATCATTGTTACGAACACCTCCAATTATCTGGACATTGTGGGCACAAAAGATGCATCCGTTCATGAGAAAGATAAATTGATCACGGTATTGAGCTAA
- a CDS encoding SMI1/KNR4 family protein: MYSSLIEKLEHTEAIRWFPNHQVQESWIVEVEQELGFPLPPSYRWWLLNYGQALLSGTGILTITSEEHREYTDVDILYRYRLADEDAKKEGKLELFVPDEDEYYYFDTQTVDHLGEYKVMRLDYFNGEPEVYADSFAGFLEKLIDQRTPRNK, encoded by the coding sequence ATGTATTCAAGTCTGATTGAGAAGCTGGAGCATACCGAGGCTATACGCTGGTTCCCGAATCATCAAGTTCAAGAGAGCTGGATTGTTGAAGTTGAACAAGAATTGGGTTTTCCGTTACCTCCATCCTATCGCTGGTGGCTTCTGAATTATGGTCAAGCGCTGTTAAGCGGAACAGGAATTCTGACGATTACGTCTGAAGAACACCGAGAGTATACGGATGTTGACATTTTGTATAGATACCGACTTGCCGATGAAGACGCCAAGAAGGAAGGGAAACTGGAGCTGTTTGTACCGGACGAGGATGAATATTACTACTTTGATACGCAGACGGTTGATCACCTTGGAGAGTATAAAGTGATGCGTTTGGATTACTTTAATGGTGAACCTGAAGTATACGCGGATTCTTTTGCCGGATTCTTGGAGAAGTTGATCGATCAGCGAACACCACGGAATAAATAA
- a CDS encoding GNAT family N-acetyltransferase — translation MEVVNDRYAAQPAAEIVKCYVDPAYRRYGIGSMLVKELEHVVKDMHYTTLYLHTHRFLPGAVDFWKRQGFTVIAEQDDDWQTVHMDKLACK, via the coding sequence ATTGAAGTCGTGAACGATCGATATGCAGCCCAGCCTGCAGCCGAGATTGTGAAATGTTATGTTGATCCGGCTTATCGCAGATATGGCATCGGTTCGATGCTGGTAAAGGAACTGGAGCATGTGGTGAAGGACATGCATTATACGACGCTGTATTTGCATACACATCGCTTTTTGCCAGGGGCCGTAGATTTCTGGAAACGCCAAGGGTTTACGGTTATTGCTGAACAGGATGATGACTGGCAGACCGTACATATGGACAAGTTGGCATGTAAGTGA
- a CDS encoding Cof-type HAD-IIB family hydrolase, which yields MQDTKRKIVFIDIDGTLVDDDGNIPLSAQKACKQARENGHLLYLCTGRSKAEIYDSIWDVGFDGLIGAGGGYVEFGKDVLYHKRVTSEDVRHMVDFFNEHGIDFYLESNSALYASSNLQPHLERRIYGDVENDPVAREKKELKPHPFIAGLTYGETDLYKDDVNKVCFLESAVIPFERIKQEFEGKFEVIQCTVPIFGEGSGELMIPGIHKAIAIADLLKHLDISQEDTFAIGDGMNDAEMLEFCNIGISMGNAKPGLKAIADDITGTVEEDGLYHSFVKYGLIEG from the coding sequence ATGCAAGATACGAAGCGGAAAATTGTTTTTATTGATATTGATGGTACCTTGGTTGATGATGATGGGAACATTCCGTTGTCAGCCCAGAAGGCTTGCAAACAAGCCAGAGAGAACGGGCATCTGCTCTATTTATGTACAGGTCGATCCAAGGCGGAAATCTATGATTCCATCTGGGATGTCGGATTTGACGGTTTGATTGGTGCAGGTGGGGGCTATGTGGAGTTTGGCAAGGACGTGCTGTATCACAAAAGGGTGACATCGGAAGATGTACGTCATATGGTCGACTTCTTCAATGAACACGGTATTGACTTCTATCTTGAATCCAATTCGGCATTGTATGCAAGCAGTAATCTTCAACCTCACCTTGAACGCCGCATCTATGGAGATGTGGAGAATGATCCGGTTGCTCGAGAGAAGAAGGAGCTGAAACCGCATCCGTTTATTGCCGGATTGACGTATGGAGAGACCGACCTGTACAAGGATGACGTGAACAAAGTGTGTTTCTTGGAGAGCGCGGTGATCCCGTTTGAGCGAATCAAGCAGGAGTTCGAAGGGAAATTCGAAGTCATTCAGTGCACGGTGCCGATCTTTGGTGAAGGCAGTGGTGAGCTGATGATCCCTGGCATTCACAAAGCCATCGCGATTGCTGATCTGCTAAAGCATCTGGACATATCGCAGGAGGATACATTCGCCATCGGGGATGGCATGAATGATGCCGAGATGCTGGAGTTTTGTAACATCGGCATCTCCATGGGCAATGCAAAGCCAGGTCTGAAAGCCATTGCAGACGATATTACGGGCACAGTTGAGGAAGATGGTTTGTATCATAGTTTTGTAAAGTATGGATTGATTGAGGGGTAA
- a CDS encoding alcohol dehydrogenase catalytic domain-containing protein codes for MLALVYKSAWDVALEERPVPEITRDNQVLVRIRATGVCGTDLGIVSGKYHAIPSVILGHESAGEVIDVGSAVTTLQPGDRVVIDPTYYCGQCDMCRTGRQNHCTHKSVTETGVSADGTFTDYYVTEDRFLYKLKDHVSYEEATLTEPLSCMLTGINQIHLLPNFRTIILGAGPIGILYSYALASKGVTGCLVDISEERLAIAASIAPDRWEVHSSFENAIESLSPATHQVDMIVDTTGVVGTQVLSQLASGGYLMLVGLRDGNTSFNPKEVVDRSLKIIGSIDSLGTFATAHYMIEQEIIPAKKIITHSFPLEDYEEAFRTLGCDIQGRILQASSHAIKVVLQSSGSSY; via the coding sequence ATGCTTGCATTGGTATACAAATCAGCCTGGGATGTTGCACTTGAGGAACGACCTGTCCCGGAAATCACAAGAGATAATCAGGTGTTGGTACGTATTCGGGCGACAGGCGTGTGCGGTACCGATCTCGGTATTGTCAGCGGCAAATATCATGCGATCCCTTCCGTCATTCTCGGTCATGAGTCTGCCGGGGAAGTCATCGATGTTGGCTCTGCGGTAACAACACTACAACCGGGCGACCGCGTTGTGATCGACCCTACTTACTATTGCGGACAATGCGACATGTGCAGAACAGGCAGACAAAATCATTGCACACATAAGTCGGTTACGGAGACAGGTGTAAGTGCTGACGGGACATTTACGGATTATTATGTGACCGAAGATCGCTTTTTGTACAAATTAAAGGATCATGTGAGCTATGAGGAAGCGACGTTGACGGAACCGCTCAGCTGCATGCTGACAGGGATTAATCAGATCCATCTACTGCCGAATTTCAGAACGATTATCCTCGGCGCAGGCCCGATTGGCATTCTGTACAGCTACGCCCTCGCGTCCAAAGGGGTTACCGGCTGCCTGGTCGACATCTCGGAGGAACGCTTGGCCATTGCCGCCTCCATTGCACCCGATCGTTGGGAGGTTCATTCATCCTTCGAAAATGCAATAGAATCGCTGTCACCCGCAACCCATCAGGTCGATATGATTGTGGATACAACAGGCGTTGTAGGTACACAAGTGCTCTCCCAGCTCGCCAGTGGCGGTTATCTGATGCTTGTCGGTCTGAGAGATGGAAATACGTCTTTTAATCCAAAAGAAGTCGTGGACCGCAGTCTCAAAATTATCGGTTCCATCGATTCACTGGGCACATTCGCCACAGCACATTACATGATTGAGCAAGAGATCATTCCAGCGAAAAAAATCATTACCCACTCCTTCCCGTTGGAGGATTACGAAGAGGCATTCCGCACACTAGGCTGCGATATTCAGGGACGCATACTTCAAGCCTCTTCACATGCGATCAAGGTTGTACTGCAATCCAGCGGTTCCAGTTACTGA
- a CDS encoding YjfB family protein — protein sequence MDIAALSMAMSQASVMQSASLQVMSMSKDMAQQQGQQMTEMLKSLPAPHPNLGGSLDLSV from the coding sequence ATGGATATTGCAGCATTATCAATGGCGATGAGCCAGGCTTCAGTAATGCAGTCGGCAAGCTTGCAAGTGATGTCTATGTCGAAAGACATGGCACAGCAGCAGGGTCAGCAAATGACGGAAATGTTAAAGTCACTTCCGGCTCCTCATCCGAATCTGGGTGGAAGTCTCGATCTTTCGGTTTAG
- a CDS encoding HAD family hydrolase has translation MVANQAPGGLGAADDNIIQAVIFDMDGVLIDSEPIYFEIERSSFAHFGAVMTDEEHHTYVGVTLESMWQQVLEKHQLTVTLEEVLAYHQHNVMQTMLAHSNLKAMPSVERWLSWLHEQHIPIAVASSSPRALIDLIMDKTGLGRYFEVRMTGEEVENGKPAPDIFLTTAEMVGASPSNCLVIEDSRNGVQAAKSAGMRCIGYHNPGSGNQDLAKADLQISSYDELWTLKDEMPFEGRSPSLAKLR, from the coding sequence ATGGTAGCAAACCAAGCGCCTGGTGGACTGGGTGCAGCCGATGATAACATCATTCAGGCAGTCATTTTTGATATGGATGGTGTACTGATTGACAGCGAACCGATATATTTCGAGATTGAGCGCAGCTCCTTTGCCCATTTTGGCGCAGTGATGACGGATGAAGAACACCATACTTATGTTGGAGTTACGCTCGAGTCCATGTGGCAGCAAGTACTGGAAAAACATCAACTGACGGTTACACTGGAAGAAGTATTGGCTTATCATCAGCACAATGTGATGCAAACCATGCTGGCTCATTCAAACTTGAAGGCAATGCCTTCTGTCGAACGCTGGTTAAGCTGGCTGCATGAGCAACACATTCCCATAGCCGTTGCGTCTTCCTCTCCACGTGCACTGATTGATTTGATTATGGACAAGACCGGACTTGGGCGATACTTTGAGGTACGAATGACCGGAGAGGAAGTCGAAAATGGCAAGCCGGCACCAGATATTTTCCTGACCACAGCTGAAATGGTTGGCGCATCCCCATCGAATTGTCTGGTCATCGAAGACTCTCGCAATGGTGTTCAGGCGGCCAAAAGTGCAGGCATGCGCTGCATCGGCTATCACAATCCGGGATCAGGCAATCAGGACTTGGCCAAAGCCGATCTTCAGATTTCCAGTTACGATGAGTTATGGACCTTGAAGGATGAAATGCCTTTTGAAGGCAGATCGCCAAGCCTGGCGAAGCTACGCTGA
- a CDS encoding 6-phospho-beta-glucosidase, which yields MNDKLTAFPENFLWGGATAANQLEGAYLEGGKGLTTVDLIPIGANRWNIALGNLDSYEPKAGEFYPSHEAIDFYHRYKEDIALFAEMGFKCLRLSVAWARIFPNGDEAEPNEAGLQFYDDVFDELLKYGIEPVVTICHFDVPVHLVETYGGWKNRKMIGFFEKYASTLFNRYKNKVKYWMTFNEINMLLHLPYIGAGIVLQEGEDKDQVLYQAAHHELVASALAVKACHEIIPGAQIGCMLAAGMVYPYSSNPDDVWKAMEKDRESFFFIDVQSKGAYPGYTKRFFRENDIRIDMQPEDAEILMQNTVDYIGFSYYASRCTSTDPEILKDSTEGNVFGSVKNPYLKASEWGWTIDPKGLRITCNQLYDRYGKPLFIVENGLGATDVLLDNDSVEDDYRIEYLNSHFAEMAEAIQDGVELIGYTSWGPIDLVSAGTGEMKKRYGYIYVDRNNDGTGTLRRVKKKSFHWYKDVIANNGAQYF from the coding sequence ATGAATGATAAATTGACAGCCTTCCCGGAGAATTTTCTCTGGGGAGGAGCAACTGCAGCGAATCAATTGGAAGGTGCCTATCTGGAAGGTGGCAAAGGCTTAACTACGGTAGATCTGATTCCGATTGGTGCCAATCGATGGAATATTGCTCTGGGTAACCTGGATTCTTATGAGCCAAAAGCAGGGGAATTCTATCCTTCCCATGAAGCGATTGATTTCTATCATCGATATAAGGAAGATATTGCGTTATTTGCAGAAATGGGATTTAAGTGCCTCAGACTATCCGTAGCCTGGGCACGGATTTTCCCTAATGGTGATGAAGCGGAGCCAAACGAAGCAGGCTTGCAATTTTATGACGATGTCTTTGATGAGTTATTGAAATATGGCATTGAACCTGTTGTAACCATCTGCCACTTCGATGTACCTGTGCATCTTGTTGAAACCTACGGGGGTTGGAAAAATCGCAAGATGATCGGTTTCTTTGAGAAATATGCGTCGACGTTATTCAATCGATACAAGAATAAAGTGAAGTACTGGATGACGTTTAATGAGATCAATATGTTGCTGCATCTGCCTTACATTGGAGCGGGTATTGTTCTGCAGGAGGGTGAAGACAAAGATCAGGTCCTTTATCAGGCAGCACATCATGAATTGGTAGCGAGTGCACTTGCGGTCAAAGCTTGTCATGAGATTATTCCGGGTGCACAGATCGGCTGTATGCTAGCGGCTGGAATGGTCTATCCATATAGCTCCAACCCGGATGACGTATGGAAGGCTATGGAGAAAGACCGCGAGTCGTTCTTCTTCATCGACGTGCAGTCGAAGGGAGCATATCCCGGTTATACGAAAAGATTTTTCAGGGAAAATGACATCCGGATTGACATGCAACCGGAAGATGCAGAGATTTTGATGCAGAACACGGTTGATTATATCGGTTTTAGCTACTATGCAAGCCGCTGTACAAGTACGGACCCTGAAATTTTGAAAGACTCGACGGAGGGCAATGTATTTGGTTCAGTGAAGAATCCGTATCTGAAAGCATCCGAGTGGGGATGGACGATAGATCCTAAGGGGCTTCGAATTACGTGCAATCAGCTGTATGACCGCTATGGCAAACCTTTGTTTATCGTAGAAAATGGACTTGGGGCAACCGATGTGTTGTTAGACAATGACTCCGTTGAGGATGACTATCGCATCGAATATTTGAATAGTCATTTTGCCGAGATGGCTGAAGCGATTCAAGACGGTGTAGAGCTCATAGGTTACACAAGTTGGGGACCGATTGACCTGGTCAGTGCGGGTACCGGAGAGATGAAGAAAAGATATGGCTATATCTATGTAGATAGAAATAATGATGGCACGGGCACACTGCGCAGAGTGAAAAAGAAGAGTTTTCACTGGTATAAGGATGTTATTGCGAATAATGGTGCACAGTATTTCTAA